A stretch of the Candidatus Bathyarchaeota archaeon genome encodes the following:
- a CDS encoding 4Fe-4S binding protein, which produces MSVKPSWRELPAGAVPYLSSAEYETGDWGVSNPVIDLSRCTKCTLCHFYCPEGAIRMGEDGYPHVDLRYCKGCGVCAEECPVKCIRMVAKT; this is translated from the coding sequence TTGAGCGTTAAGCCCTCTTGGAGGGAGCTGCCCGCAGGCGCCGTCCCGTACCTCAGCTCGGCCGAGTATGAGACGGGGGACTGGGGAGTCTCAAACCCCGTAATAGACCTTTCGAGGTGTACCAAGTGCACCCTCTGCCACTTCTACTGTCCGGAGGGGGCTATAAGGATGGGGGAAGATGGATACCCCCATGTAGACCTGAGGTACTGCAAGGGGTGCGGGGTCTGCGCCGAGGAGTGCCCTGTTAAATGTATAAGGATGGTGGCTAAGACATGA
- the porA gene encoding pyruvate ferredoxin oxidoreductase, producing the protein MGLNGDEAAAYAVKQVNPDVVAAYPITPQTIIVERFSEYVADGLVDTEFVSVESEHSALSCCVGAAAAGARAFTATAANGLALMWEITYIASALRLPIVMAVANRALSAPINIHNDHSDAMGARDSGWIQIWCENSQEVYDACIEAWRIGEHPEVQLPVMINLDGFTLSHTLENVLTLPDETVQEFVGEREFMRVKGHMGEADFRLDPERPLTIGPLDLPDFYFEHKLQQVEALKKALRAIPAVDEEYSKLSGRRYELIHPYRLEDAEIALIGLGSTMGTVMHVVDELREEGVKAGALKLRIFRPFPEEALKEAIRGIPAIGVLDRAISFGAPGGPLYEEVKTALYEEDERPIVVNYIHGLGGRDSPPDLIKSIYKSLDHARIRGRAMEKVVYAGVRG; encoded by the coding sequence ATGGGCCTCAATGGTGATGAGGCGGCCGCCTACGCTGTTAAGCAGGTTAACCCCGACGTGGTGGCAGCCTACCCGATAACCCCCCAGACGATAATAGTTGAGAGGTTCAGCGAGTATGTGGCCGACGGACTTGTGGATACTGAGTTCGTCTCCGTGGAGTCCGAGCACAGCGCCCTGAGCTGCTGTGTCGGGGCGGCCGCAGCCGGGGCCAGGGCCTTCACGGCAACCGCGGCGAATGGGCTGGCCCTCATGTGGGAGATAACCTACATAGCCTCAGCCCTCCGCCTCCCCATAGTCATGGCCGTAGCCAACAGGGCCCTCAGCGCTCCGATAAATATCCACAACGACCACAGCGACGCCATGGGGGCTAGGGACAGCGGATGGATCCAGATATGGTGCGAGAACAGTCAGGAGGTATACGACGCCTGCATAGAGGCCTGGAGGATTGGGGAGCATCCGGAGGTCCAGCTCCCTGTCATGATTAACCTCGACGGCTTCACGTTAAGCCATACCCTGGAGAACGTTTTAACCCTACCAGACGAGACGGTTCAGGAATTCGTGGGGGAGAGGGAGTTCATGAGGGTTAAAGGGCACATGGGGGAGGCTGACTTCAGGCTGGACCCAGAACGCCCCCTCACCATAGGGCCCCTTGACCTCCCCGACTTCTACTTCGAGCATAAGCTCCAGCAGGTTGAGGCCCTAAAGAAGGCCCTAAGGGCCATACCAGCCGTTGATGAGGAGTACTCGAAGCTCTCGGGCAGGAGGTACGAGCTCATCCACCCCTACAGGCTGGAAGACGCCGAAATCGCCCTGATAGGGCTTGGATCCACGATGGGGACAGTGATGCATGTGGTTGACGAACTCAGAGAGGAGGGCGTGAAGGCTGGGGCACTGAAGCTTAGGATCTTCCGCCCCTTCCCCGAGGAGGCCTTGAAAGAGGCCATAAGGGGCATACCCGCGATAGGCGTCCTAGACAGGGCCATCAGCTTCGGAGCGCCTGGGGGACCGCTTTACGAGGAGGTTAAGACAGCCCTATACGAGGAGGATGAGAGGCCCATAGTGGTCAACTACATCCACGGCCTCGGGGGACGCGACAGCCCACCAGACCTAATAAAATCCATCTACAAGAGCCTAGACCACGCCCGCATCAGGGGGAGGGCGATGGAGAAGGTGGTCTACGCTGGTGTGAGGGGATAG
- a CDS encoding pyruvate ferredoxin oxidoreductase (catalyzes the formation of acetyl-CoA from pyruvate and coenzyme A), whose amino-acid sequence MSELTLREASRKPDLLAPGHRLCAGCAEPMVVRMILKAVRGPTIATTATGCLEVATTIFPYTAWNLPWIHNAFENAAATASGIEAAWRAMRRKGRGPLSKYETLDVVAFAGDGGTYDIGLQALSGALERGHDFTYVLIDNEAYMNTGIQRSGGTPYAAETTTSPAGSVIPGKREWKKPIEDIVIAHRIPYAATLSPAYPLDVLRKARRAFEADGPAFLHAIVPCSRGWRFPPEKTIMVSRLAVQTCVFPLWECWLEKGRPVYRLSAPSEAVAKRPESKKPVEEYLSIQGRFRHLFQPKRRDDIIKSIQEWVDERWMQLLEKAGLG is encoded by the coding sequence ATGAGCGAGCTAACCCTAAGGGAGGCCTCGAGGAAGCCCGACTTATTGGCTCCGGGCCACAGGCTCTGTGCCGGATGCGCCGAGCCGATGGTGGTGAGGATGATCCTGAAGGCTGTGAGGGGGCCCACCATCGCAACGACCGCGACGGGGTGCCTGGAAGTAGCGACTACAATCTTCCCCTACACCGCTTGGAACCTCCCATGGATCCACAACGCCTTCGAGAACGCCGCAGCCACGGCCAGCGGGATAGAGGCGGCTTGGAGGGCTATGAGGAGGAAGGGGAGGGGGCCGCTGTCTAAGTATGAGACCCTCGACGTGGTGGCATTCGCCGGTGACGGGGGAACCTACGACATAGGGCTCCAGGCCCTCTCAGGAGCCCTCGAGAGGGGACATGACTTCACATATGTCCTAATAGACAATGAAGCCTATATGAATACGGGCATCCAGAGGAGCGGTGGAACCCCATACGCGGCTGAGACCACAACCTCCCCAGCTGGTTCAGTCATCCCAGGGAAGAGGGAGTGGAAGAAGCCGATAGAGGATATCGTCATAGCCCACAGGATCCCATACGCCGCAACCCTGAGCCCAGCCTATCCTCTTGATGTGCTGAGGAAGGCTAGGAGGGCCTTCGAGGCCGATGGACCAGCATTTCTCCACGCAATTGTCCCATGCTCTAGGGGTTGGAGGTTCCCACCTGAGAAAACCATAATGGTCTCCCGCCTGGCGGTCCAGACATGCGTCTTCCCTCTCTGGGAGTGCTGGCTCGAGAAGGGGAGGCCTGTATACAGGCTCTCGGCCCCGAGCGAGGCTGTAGCGAAGAGGCCGGAGTCGAAGAAGCCCGTCGAGGAATACCTCAGCATACAGGGGAGGTTCCGCCACCTCTTCCAGCCTAAGAGGAGGGATGACATAATAAAGAGCATCCAGGAATGGGTCGACGAGAGGTGGATGCAGCTCCTCGAGAAGGCTGGGCTAGGCTAA